A region from the Ralstonia pickettii genome encodes:
- a CDS encoding polyhydroxyalkanoate depolymerase translates to MNLLAYPLYQWLSECLRPARAWASFSRLAMAQWPPSTEHPTGRAIDAWLELLECSAITHRRPSFGIDSVEVDGRVVPVVEDAAMQTPFGTLVHFRKTTPTPQPRVLVAAPLSGHFATLLRGTLRTMLADHDVYVTDWHNARDIPVSAGRFGFDEYVGHLIDFIRHIGPDAHMLAICQPTVAALSAVSLMAADNDPAQPASLTLMAGPIDCRVGPTAVNALANSKPIEWFEKNLIGVVPPGFAGEQRRVYPGFVQLSAFMSMNSERHVQSFEEMYYQRAKGDPAKADTIRAFYDEYLATCDLTAEFYLETVEKVFQQYALPRGELMVGGRLVEPAAIHRTALLTVEGEKDDICAVGQTVAAQDLCSGLPPYLKTHHVQAGAGHYGVFNGSKWEKQIYPIVRATIHDNEPFDASIAGSDEDNAHRVTLRALLDARTSSQAVTRRRPRKMALTH, encoded by the coding sequence ATGAACCTGCTCGCGTATCCCCTCTACCAGTGGCTGTCCGAATGCCTGCGGCCCGCGCGTGCATGGGCCTCGTTCTCGCGGCTGGCGATGGCGCAGTGGCCACCATCGACCGAGCACCCGACGGGCCGCGCGATCGATGCCTGGCTCGAACTCTTGGAATGCAGCGCGATCACGCATCGACGCCCATCTTTCGGCATCGACAGCGTTGAGGTCGACGGCCGCGTGGTGCCGGTAGTGGAAGACGCCGCGATGCAAACGCCGTTCGGCACGCTCGTGCACTTCCGCAAGACCACGCCCACGCCGCAGCCGCGCGTGCTGGTCGCCGCGCCCTTGTCCGGGCACTTCGCCACGCTGCTGCGCGGCACGCTGCGCACGATGCTGGCCGATCACGATGTGTACGTGACGGACTGGCACAACGCGCGCGACATTCCGGTGTCAGCCGGCCGCTTCGGCTTTGATGAATACGTCGGCCACCTGATCGATTTCATCCGCCACATCGGCCCGGACGCGCATATGCTGGCCATCTGCCAGCCGACCGTGGCCGCGCTCTCGGCGGTCTCGCTCATGGCCGCCGACAACGACCCCGCGCAGCCGGCCAGCCTCACGCTCATGGCCGGCCCCATCGATTGCCGCGTGGGCCCGACCGCCGTCAACGCGTTGGCCAACAGCAAGCCAATCGAATGGTTCGAGAAAAACCTGATCGGCGTCGTGCCGCCCGGCTTTGCGGGCGAGCAGCGCCGCGTGTATCCCGGCTTTGTGCAGTTGAGCGCATTCATGTCGATGAATTCAGAGCGCCACGTGCAGTCTTTTGAAGAGATGTACTACCAGCGCGCCAAGGGCGATCCTGCCAAGGCAGATACGATCCGCGCCTTCTACGACGAATACCTCGCTACGTGCGACCTCACCGCAGAGTTCTATCTGGAAACGGTCGAGAAGGTGTTCCAGCAATACGCACTGCCGCGCGGCGAGTTGATGGTCGGCGGTCGGCTCGTCGAACCGGCAGCGATTCATCGCACCGCGCTGCTGACGGTCGAGGGTGAGAAGGACGACATCTGTGCGGTCGGGCAGACCGTCGCCGCGCAGGATCTGTGTTCGGGGCTGCCGCCCTACCTGAAGACACATCATGTGCAGGCCGGCGCGGGGCATTACGGCGTATTCAACGGCAGCAAATGGGAAAAGCAGATCTATCCGATCGTGCGCGCCACCATCCACGACAACGAGCCCTTCGACGCCAGCATCGCCGGCAGTGACGAAGACAACGCGCACCGCGTCACGCTGCGGGCGTTGCTCGATGCGCGAACGTCGAGCCAGGCCGTCACCCGCCGACGCCCGCGCAAGATGGCGCTCACGCACTGA
- a CDS encoding Zn-dependent hydrolase: MTTTQLDTTLRINGARLWDTLMQQARIGATPKGGVRRLALTDLDRQGRDFFVAQAEAAGCAVRVDAIGNLFARRPGRNNALPPVMTGSHIDTQPTGGKFDGNYGVFAGIEVVRALNDAGIQTKAPIEVAVWTNEEGSRFVPVMMGSGAFIGEFAVDAVLAAQDRDGVAVGEALRSIGYAGSEPVGGRAVGAYFEAHIEQGPVLEAHGTTIGVVTGALGQRWYDVVLTGMEAHAGPTPMELRRDALLPAAELVCIANRIALERPPHARATVGCLSVHPDSRNVIPGQVSMTIDFRAADDAVLSDMDAALHEAVAELRTRSGIDIALRQVVYFPPQPFDATLVNAVRSGARQLGLSEMDVISGAGHDAVYLARVAPTAMIFVPCKDGISHNEIEDARPEHLEAGANVLLHAMLQAAGRV; the protein is encoded by the coding sequence ATGACGACCACCCAACTCGACACCACCCTGCGCATCAACGGCGCACGCCTGTGGGACACGCTCATGCAGCAGGCGCGCATCGGCGCCACGCCCAAGGGCGGCGTGCGCCGCCTCGCGTTGACCGATCTCGACCGGCAAGGCCGCGATTTCTTCGTTGCACAGGCCGAAGCCGCAGGCTGCGCCGTGCGTGTGGACGCCATCGGCAACCTGTTCGCGCGCCGGCCTGGACGCAACAACGCGCTGCCGCCCGTCATGACCGGCAGCCACATCGACACGCAGCCGACCGGCGGCAAGTTCGACGGCAACTACGGCGTGTTCGCCGGCATCGAGGTGGTGCGCGCGCTCAACGATGCGGGCATCCAAACGAAAGCGCCTATCGAAGTGGCCGTGTGGACCAACGAAGAAGGTTCGCGCTTCGTGCCGGTAATGATGGGCTCCGGCGCGTTCATCGGCGAGTTTGCGGTGGATGCCGTGCTGGCCGCACAGGACCGCGACGGCGTGGCCGTGGGCGAGGCGCTGCGCAGTATCGGCTATGCGGGGAGTGAGCCTGTTGGCGGCCGAGCCGTCGGTGCCTACTTCGAAGCACATATCGAACAAGGGCCGGTGCTGGAGGCGCACGGCACGACCATCGGCGTGGTGACGGGCGCGCTCGGCCAGCGCTGGTACGACGTGGTCTTGACCGGCATGGAAGCGCACGCCGGCCCCACGCCGATGGAGCTGCGCCGCGATGCGTTGTTGCCCGCCGCAGAACTCGTCTGCATTGCCAACCGCATCGCGCTCGAGCGCCCGCCGCATGCGCGCGCCACGGTGGGCTGCCTGAGCGTGCATCCGGATTCGCGCAACGTGATTCCGGGGCAGGTATCGATGACGATCGACTTCCGCGCGGCCGACGACGCGGTGTTGTCCGACATGGATGCGGCACTGCATGAGGCGGTGGCGGAGTTGCGCACACGCAGCGGCATCGACATCGCATTGCGCCAGGTCGTGTACTTCCCGCCGCAGCCGTTTGACGCCACGCTGGTGAACGCGGTGCGCAGCGGCGCGCGGCAGTTGGGGTTGTCGGAGATGGACGTGATCAGCGGCGCAGGCCATGACGCGGTCTATCTGGCGCGCGTGGCCCCGACCGCGATGATCTTCGTGCCATGCAAGGACGGCATCAGCCACAACGAGATCGAAGACGCCCGCCCCGAACATCTTGAAGCCGGGGCCAACGTGCTGCTGCACGCGATGCTGCAGGCCGCTGGCCGCGTTTGA
- a CDS encoding M81 family metallopeptidase yields the protein MRILIARFNHETNTFSPVPTPLASFHPHYGADAYRAAKGTRTAAGAFIDLAEAAGAEIVVPVVAGANPSGRVAAEAYITLCDAIVAAAPGCDALLLDLHGAMVAENSDDGEGDLLERLRAVVPDVPIAVALDLHGNLTQKFIDLADIAVSFKTYPHVDMYETGEHAGGLLFDKLAGRANPVLAWRRLPMVTHTLRSRTDEGAMHRAVALAKQAENDGMLAVSILAGFGLADIAAPCLSIVVVGNGDKHAADAAAQRIADAIWADREGFVYRSEPLTESIARAAKLADAPGSGPVLLLDHGDNCMSGGTCDDMHVLHEALRQGLSGIAVGPVCDPEAVAAMIEAGEGATVTLPVGDKVPLVQLGIYPVPRALTGKVVAISDGEYSITGPTYTGQRIRMGRTALLDIGAAQIVVTETPQEHWDLGIFTHIGVDPHAARFVLLKSRMYCRPVFVPIAKAVVECDGGGVTSSDYTRFPFATLTRPVFPLDAATVS from the coding sequence ATGCGCATCCTGATCGCCCGCTTCAATCACGAGACGAATACGTTCTCGCCGGTGCCGACACCGCTGGCATCGTTCCATCCGCACTACGGCGCCGACGCGTACCGCGCCGCCAAGGGCACGCGCACGGCGGCCGGCGCGTTCATTGATCTGGCGGAGGCGGCGGGCGCCGAAATCGTCGTGCCCGTCGTGGCCGGAGCGAACCCCAGCGGACGCGTCGCTGCCGAGGCGTACATAACGTTGTGCGACGCCATCGTCGCGGCGGCGCCTGGGTGCGATGCGCTGTTGCTCGACCTGCACGGCGCGATGGTCGCGGAGAACAGCGACGACGGCGAGGGCGATCTGCTCGAACGTCTGCGCGCGGTGGTGCCCGATGTGCCGATTGCCGTCGCGCTGGATCTGCACGGCAATCTCACGCAAAAGTTCATTGACTTGGCCGACATCGCAGTCAGTTTCAAGACGTATCCGCACGTCGACATGTACGAAACCGGCGAGCACGCCGGCGGCTTGCTGTTCGACAAGCTGGCCGGCCGCGCGAATCCCGTGCTCGCATGGCGGCGCCTGCCCATGGTTACGCATACCCTGCGCAGCCGCACCGACGAAGGCGCGATGCACCGCGCCGTGGCGCTCGCCAAACAGGCCGAGAATGACGGCATGCTGGCCGTGTCGATCCTTGCCGGATTCGGGCTGGCGGACATTGCCGCGCCGTGCCTTTCTATCGTGGTGGTCGGCAACGGCGACAAACATGCCGCCGACGCTGCGGCGCAACGCATTGCCGATGCCATCTGGGCTGATCGCGAAGGGTTCGTCTACCGCTCTGAACCGCTGACCGAATCGATTGCGCGCGCGGCCAAGTTGGCCGATGCCCCGGGCAGCGGCCCCGTGCTGCTGCTCGACCACGGCGACAACTGCATGTCCGGCGGCACGTGCGACGACATGCACGTCCTGCACGAAGCGTTGCGGCAAGGCTTGAGCGGCATCGCAGTCGGGCCGGTGTGCGATCCGGAAGCCGTCGCGGCGATGATCGAGGCGGGCGAGGGTGCCACGGTCACGCTCCCGGTCGGCGACAAGGTGCCGCTTGTGCAGCTCGGCATCTACCCCGTGCCGCGCGCGCTGACGGGCAAGGTTGTCGCCATCAGCGACGGCGAATACAGCATCACGGGGCCGACCTATACGGGCCAGCGCATCCGCATGGGCCGCACGGCGCTGCTCGACATCGGCGCGGCGCAGATCGTTGTCACGGAGACGCCGCAGGAGCACTGGGACCTCGGCATCTTCACGCACATCGGCGTGGACCCGCATGCCGCGCGCTTCGTGCTGTTGAAGTCGCGCATGTATTGCCGGCCCGTGTTCGTCCCGATTGCCAAGGCTGTGGTGGAGTGCGATGGCGGCGGCGTGACCAGTTCCGACTACACCCGCTTTCCGTTCGCCACGCTCACGCGGCCGGTGTTCCCGTTGGATGCCGCGACGGTTTCGTAG
- a CDS encoding glutathione S-transferase family protein, with amino-acid sequence MKSANLTTLTINSRNYSSWSMRGWLLAKLSGLPFETVSVPIDASSRAELLLLSPSILVPCLTHEGRKVWDVLAIAEYLNELCPEAKLLPSDRHARAHCRAICGEMHSGFSALRSALPMNLRAYFPNFRIWSRAQHDIERITLIWRECLAQYGGPWLFGEISMADAMYAPVVMRFLTYDVKLDPEIAEYCLRVLEHPHVAEWIAGAKAEKADIDELDMEF; translated from the coding sequence ATGAAATCCGCCAACCTGACCACGCTCACCATCAACAGCCGCAATTACTCGTCGTGGTCGATGCGCGGCTGGTTGCTCGCCAAGCTCAGCGGCCTGCCTTTCGAGACGGTGAGCGTGCCGATCGACGCCTCATCGCGCGCGGAATTGCTGTTGCTGTCGCCGTCGATTCTCGTGCCCTGCCTCACGCACGAAGGCCGCAAGGTGTGGGACGTGCTGGCGATTGCGGAATACCTCAACGAACTCTGTCCCGAGGCCAAGCTGCTGCCCTCCGACCGGCATGCCCGCGCGCATTGCCGTGCGATCTGCGGCGAGATGCATTCGGGCTTCAGTGCACTGCGTTCGGCGCTCCCGATGAACTTGCGTGCATATTTCCCCAATTTCCGCATCTGGTCCCGCGCGCAGCACGACATCGAGCGGATCACGCTCATCTGGCGCGAATGCCTCGCACAGTACGGCGGCCCCTGGCTGTTTGGCGAGATCAGCATGGCAGACGCGATGTATGCGCCAGTTGTCATGCGATTCCTGACCTACGACGTCAAGCTCGATCCGGAGATCGCCGAGTACTGCTTGCGCGTGCTCGAGCACCCGCACGTGGCCGAATGGATTGCCGGGGCAAAGGCTGAAAAGGCTGATATCGACGAGTTGGATATGGAGTTCTAG
- a CDS encoding ABC transporter ATP-binding protein, giving the protein MTSTAILDVADLHGYYGKSHVLQGVALSVGEGELVTLLGRNGAGKSTTLKTIAGVVTPRGGQVRFRGRDIAGQPPHRIAAQGLCLVPEHRGIFKLLTVEENLKLGARRDSPWQLADIYRIFPRLHERRRNGGANLSGGEQQMLAIGRALMNHPRLLMLDEPVEGLAPVIVEEIVAQLKVIKQAGVSILLVEQNLEVCTQLADRHVIIEQGRVVYTGPNEAFRADDAIKDRYLGVGLAA; this is encoded by the coding sequence ATGACCTCAACGGCGATTCTCGACGTTGCAGACCTCCACGGCTATTACGGCAAGAGCCACGTGCTGCAGGGCGTGGCGCTATCGGTGGGCGAGGGCGAACTGGTGACGCTGCTCGGCCGCAATGGCGCCGGAAAATCGACCACCCTGAAGACGATTGCCGGCGTCGTCACGCCGCGCGGCGGGCAAGTGCGTTTTCGCGGCCGCGACATTGCCGGGCAGCCGCCGCACCGCATTGCCGCGCAGGGCCTGTGTCTCGTGCCGGAGCATCGCGGCATCTTCAAGCTGCTGACGGTGGAAGAGAACCTGAAGCTCGGCGCGCGGCGGGATTCTCCGTGGCAGCTGGCCGACATCTACCGCATCTTCCCGCGCCTGCATGAGCGACGGCGCAACGGTGGCGCCAATCTCTCCGGCGGCGAGCAGCAGATGCTCGCCATCGGCCGCGCGCTCATGAACCACCCGCGCCTGCTGATGCTCGACGAGCCGGTCGAAGGTCTGGCCCCCGTCATCGTGGAAGAGATCGTCGCGCAGCTGAAGGTCATCAAGCAGGCGGGCGTATCCATCCTGCTCGTCGAACAGAACCTCGAAGTCTGCACGCAGCTCGCCGATCGCCACGTGATCATCGAACAGGGCCGCGTGGTCTACACCGGCCCCAACGAAGCCTTCCGCGCCGACGACGCCATCAAGGACCGCTACCTCGGCGTCGGCCTGGCCGCTTAA
- a CDS encoding NAD(P)/FAD-dependent oxidoreductase, protein MRFDTLVLGAGIVGVSVAVHLQKRGRAVALVDRRAPGFETSFGNAGLIQREGVYPYAFPRDLSTLLRYAGNTSADVHYHPGDLPRLLPFLWQYWRNSHPTRHAAIARAYAPLIAHSVSEHRALAEAAGALHLIRPSGWIKVFRNAATQDKETRNVERWQREYGVAFEALDPAHLRTAEPHLDTSLLGGLRYTEADSVSDPHALVTAYAKYFQQLGGRLFEANANTLTPNAPWLLQTKDGELRADNVVIAMGPWADVITSRLGYSLPLAVKRGYHMHYAPAQGAQLNHPVLDADGGYVLAPMARGIRLTTGAELAHRDAPKTPVQLNAVEPVARKLFPLAERVDAEPWMGSRPCTPDMLPIIGPAPHHANMWFAFGHAHHGLTLGPITGRLIAEMITGETPTVDARPFRAQRFWESAR, encoded by the coding sequence ATGCGCTTCGACACCCTTGTGCTCGGCGCCGGCATTGTCGGCGTATCGGTGGCGGTGCATCTGCAGAAACGCGGGCGTGCCGTCGCGCTGGTGGACCGCCGGGCGCCGGGCTTTGAGACGTCATTCGGCAATGCCGGGCTGATCCAGCGCGAGGGTGTGTATCCATATGCGTTCCCGCGCGATCTGTCGACGCTGTTGCGTTATGCGGGCAACACGTCGGCGGACGTGCATTACCACCCCGGCGATCTGCCCCGGCTGCTGCCGTTCTTGTGGCAGTACTGGCGCAACTCTCACCCCACCCGGCACGCGGCGATTGCGCGTGCGTATGCGCCGCTCATCGCCCACAGCGTGAGCGAGCATCGTGCACTGGCCGAAGCCGCCGGTGCCCTGCATCTGATCCGGCCCAGCGGCTGGATCAAGGTTTTCCGCAACGCTGCCACGCAGGACAAGGAAACCCGCAACGTCGAACGCTGGCAACGCGAGTACGGCGTCGCATTTGAAGCGCTCGACCCTGCGCACCTGCGCACGGCCGAGCCGCATCTGGACACATCCCTGCTGGGCGGCCTGCGCTACACGGAAGCCGACTCCGTGAGCGATCCCCACGCGCTGGTCACCGCCTATGCGAAGTACTTCCAGCAACTCGGCGGCCGTCTGTTTGAAGCCAACGCCAACACGCTCACGCCCAACGCACCGTGGCTGCTGCAGACCAAGGATGGAGAGCTGCGCGCAGACAACGTCGTCATCGCCATGGGCCCCTGGGCGGACGTCATCACCTCGCGCCTGGGCTACAGCCTGCCGCTGGCCGTCAAGCGCGGATACCACATGCACTACGCACCCGCGCAGGGTGCGCAGTTGAACCATCCCGTGCTCGATGCGGACGGCGGTTATGTGCTGGCACCGATGGCGCGCGGCATCCGGCTGACGACCGGCGCGGAACTTGCGCACCGCGATGCACCGAAGACGCCCGTACAACTCAACGCCGTCGAGCCGGTCGCCCGCAAGCTCTTTCCGCTGGCCGAACGTGTGGATGCGGAACCCTGGATGGGCTCCCGCCCCTGCACGCCCGACATGCTGCCGATCATCGGGCCGGCACCGCACCACGCAAACATGTGGTTCGCGTTCGGCCATGCACACCACGGCCTGACGCTGGGGCCGATCACCGGGCGATTGATTGCGGAAATGATCACGGGCGAGACACCGACCGTAGATGCTCGCCCGTTCCGTGCACAGCGGTTCTGGGAATCGGCGCGCTAG
- a CDS encoding branched-chain amino acid ABC transporter permease: MQAAFHGISPHRFWWLALGVTLLLPLVLTSGTLATEVLVYAMAVMACNVLLGYTGLLSFGQGIFFGLGSYAAGIGLTQLALPMPVAIVLAVVVGAVVAAVVGWFAIRQRGTYFVMLTLAFSQMFYFLAYTTPSLTGGDNGLLDIPRPAFAASPWAFYAFVAALFLVVFFLVQRVTESVFGRTLLAIRDNEERALAVGYNVRAFKLLAFVISGAVTGLAGALHAMLTGIAPLANIDYHVSEMILVMTVIGGTGNVFASVLGAAFYVLLSDWLSSLWPRWLMLLGFLLIAVSLFMQRGLFGLGQKLWQRVRAPRHAPAVQEERA, from the coding sequence ATGCAAGCCGCATTCCATGGAATTTCGCCTCATCGCTTCTGGTGGCTGGCGCTGGGCGTGACGTTGCTGCTGCCGTTGGTGCTGACGTCCGGCACATTGGCCACCGAAGTGCTCGTCTACGCGATGGCCGTGATGGCCTGCAACGTGCTCCTCGGCTACACGGGGCTGCTGTCGTTCGGGCAAGGGATCTTCTTCGGGCTCGGCAGCTATGCCGCGGGCATCGGCCTCACGCAACTGGCGCTGCCGATGCCGGTGGCGATTGTCCTGGCCGTGGTGGTGGGCGCGGTCGTGGCGGCGGTGGTCGGCTGGTTTGCCATCCGCCAGCGCGGCACGTACTTCGTCATGCTGACGCTGGCCTTCTCGCAGATGTTCTATTTCCTGGCCTACACCACGCCGTCGCTCACAGGCGGAGACAACGGCCTGCTCGACATTCCGCGTCCGGCGTTTGCGGCGTCGCCGTGGGCGTTCTACGCGTTTGTCGCGGCGCTGTTCCTTGTCGTGTTCTTCCTCGTGCAGCGTGTGACGGAATCGGTGTTTGGCCGCACGCTGCTGGCGATTCGCGACAACGAAGAGCGCGCGCTCGCCGTCGGCTACAACGTGCGCGCCTTCAAGCTGCTCGCGTTCGTCATCTCCGGTGCGGTCACGGGACTGGCGGGCGCCTTGCACGCCATGCTCACGGGCATCGCGCCGCTGGCCAATATCGACTACCACGTCAGCGAGATGATTCTGGTGATGACTGTTATCGGCGGCACGGGCAACGTGTTTGCCTCGGTGTTGGGCGCAGCGTTCTATGTGTTGCTGTCGGACTGGCTCTCCAGCCTGTGGCCGCGCTGGCTGATGCTGCTGGGCTTCCTCTTGATTGCGGTGAGCCTGTTCATGCAGCGCGGGCTGTTTGGGCTCGGGCAGAAGCTGTGGCAGCGCGTGCGCGCACCGCGTCACGCACCGGCGGTGCAGGAGGAGCGCGCATGA
- a CDS encoding branched-chain amino acid ABC transporter permease, with the protein MNVYLLQVVNGVGIGMLYFLLAVGLSIIFGLLRFVNFAHGAFYALGAYLCFQALQMGMDFWLALVLAPIVIGALAWVTEKVLLRHVYAQAHEFHILVTVGLALVVQELIIVAWGPLGVDVPAPDALQGVVMWGDFVYPKYRLFVIGFTAVLALALWWLLEGTRLGSAVRAGSESTEMVSLLGINVFRLFSLMFALGAATAAVAGVLAAPIRGAEPFMGVEALGVAFVVVVVGGMGSFAGALVGGLLVGIVQSLMSTLWPEGARLMIYVAMAAVLLLRPHGLLGRG; encoded by the coding sequence ATGAATGTCTACCTGCTCCAGGTCGTCAACGGCGTGGGGATCGGCATGCTCTACTTCCTGCTGGCGGTGGGGCTGTCGATCATCTTCGGGCTGTTGCGCTTCGTCAATTTCGCCCACGGCGCGTTTTATGCGCTGGGCGCGTATCTCTGCTTCCAGGCCCTGCAGATGGGCATGGATTTCTGGCTGGCGCTCGTGCTTGCGCCCATCGTCATCGGCGCGCTCGCCTGGGTGACGGAGAAAGTGCTGCTGCGCCACGTCTACGCGCAGGCGCACGAATTCCACATCCTCGTCACCGTGGGTCTGGCCTTGGTCGTGCAGGAACTCATCATCGTGGCGTGGGGGCCGCTGGGCGTGGACGTACCGGCGCCCGATGCCTTGCAGGGCGTGGTGATGTGGGGCGATTTCGTCTACCCGAAATACCGCCTCTTCGTCATCGGTTTTACCGCCGTGCTGGCGCTCGCGCTGTGGTGGCTGCTCGAGGGCACGCGCCTGGGCAGCGCTGTGCGCGCGGGCAGTGAATCGACCGAGATGGTCTCGCTGCTCGGCATCAACGTGTTTCGCCTGTTCAGCTTGATGTTTGCACTGGGCGCGGCGACGGCGGCGGTGGCCGGTGTGCTGGCTGCGCCCATTCGCGGCGCGGAACCTTTCATGGGCGTGGAGGCCCTCGGCGTCGCCTTCGTGGTTGTGGTGGTGGGCGGCATGGGCAGCTTTGCGGGGGCGCTGGTCGGCGGCCTGCTGGTCGGCATCGTGCAGAGCCTGATGAGCACGCTGTGGCCCGAGGGCGCGCGGCTGATGATCTACGTGGCGATGGCGGCCGTGCTGCTGCTGCGCCCGCACGGCCTGCTGGGGAGGGGATGA
- a CDS encoding RidA family protein, protein MTDIQRLHTNARMSQIVIANGIVHLAGQVPDVDFQSVTEQTNNILERIDALLAEAGVDKTRLISANIWLTDAKHFAELNAAWEAWVPAGHAPTRACVQSGLMRPGIDVEIAVTALAKG, encoded by the coding sequence ATGACCGACATCCAACGCCTCCACACCAACGCCCGCATGAGCCAGATCGTGATCGCCAACGGCATCGTGCATCTGGCAGGGCAAGTACCCGACGTCGACTTCCAGTCGGTCACCGAGCAGACCAACAACATTCTCGAGCGCATTGACGCCCTCTTGGCTGAAGCGGGTGTCGACAAGACGCGACTGATCTCCGCCAACATCTGGCTGACCGACGCCAAGCACTTCGCCGAGCTGAATGCGGCGTGGGAAGCCTGGGTACCAGCCGGCCACGCACCTACGCGTGCTTGCGTGCAGTCGGGCCTGATGCGCCCGGGCATTGACGTGGAGATCGCCGTCACGGCGCTGGCCAAGGGTTAA
- a CDS encoding ABC transporter ATP-binding protein translates to MTTTPILQAAGIVKQYGKFTALGGVDLRVMPGTVHSVIGPNGAGKTTLFHMLTGTRMTTSGTIVFDGHDVTREADYQRVQRGIARSFQVTSLFPSLSVRENLRLAALGTTPRRAMHGWRLPQGDLACTDTVDRVLDRLELPRLADTPAAALSHGQQRRLEVGMALAANPRAIFLDEPTSGMGVDDLPAMKALIRGLAQDHTVVLIEHNMDIVMDISDTITVMQQGKVLMEGTPDAVRADPRVRAAYLGNMITGGKK, encoded by the coding sequence ATGACCACCACGCCCATCCTCCAGGCCGCCGGCATCGTCAAGCAGTACGGCAAGTTCACCGCACTGGGCGGCGTCGATCTGCGTGTGATGCCCGGCACGGTCCACTCCGTCATCGGGCCCAACGGCGCGGGCAAGACCACGCTGTTCCACATGCTCACGGGCACGCGCATGACCACCAGCGGCACCATCGTCTTCGATGGCCACGACGTGACGCGTGAAGCCGACTACCAGCGCGTGCAGCGCGGCATCGCACGTTCGTTCCAGGTGACGAGCCTGTTCCCGAGCCTGTCCGTGCGCGAGAACCTGCGCCTGGCCGCACTCGGCACCACGCCGCGTCGCGCCATGCACGGCTGGCGCCTGCCGCAGGGCGATCTGGCTTGCACCGATACGGTCGACCGCGTGCTCGATCGGCTGGAGTTGCCGCGCCTGGCCGACACGCCGGCCGCCGCCCTTTCGCATGGCCAGCAGCGGCGGTTGGAAGTCGGCATGGCGCTGGCCGCCAACCCGCGCGCGATCTTTCTCGACGAGCCGACCTCCGGTATGGGCGTGGACGACCTGCCCGCCATGAAGGCGCTCATTCGCGGCCTGGCGCAGGACCACACCGTCGTGCTGATCGAACACAACATGGACATCGTGATGGACATCTCCGACACGATCACCGTCATGCAGCAGGGCAAGGTGCTCATGGAGGGCACGCCCGACGCCGTGCGGGCCGACCCGCGCGTGCGCGCCGCGTATCTCGGCAACATGATCACGGGAGGCAAGAAATGA